The following are encoded together in the Peromyscus leucopus breed LL Stock chromosome 1, UCI_PerLeu_2.1, whole genome shotgun sequence genome:
- the Nanos1 gene encoding nanos homolog 1, whose protein sequence is MEAFPWAPRSPRRARAPAPMALVPSARYMSAPGPVHPQPFSSWNDYLGLATLITRAGDRGSPPSSSHCSSHEGSGPLAAGPTLGPPDDEEDDDGDEQGTRDGYLGGALELRALELCAGTAEAGLLEERFAELNPFTGRAAAVLLSCAPAASAAPTAEVTPREEPGPAWAAEHRLHAASGAAAARLLKPELQVCVFCRNNKEAVALYTTHILKGPDGRVLCPVLRRYTCPLCGASGDNAHTIKYCPLSKVPPPAARPPPRNTRDSLPSKKLR, encoded by the coding sequence ATGGAGGCTTTCCCTTGGGCGCCACGCTCGCCCCGCCGCGCCCGCGCCCCCGCGCCTATGGCGCTCGTGCCCAGCGCCCGCTACATGAGTGCCCCGGGCCCGGTGCACCCGCAGCCCTTCAGCTCTTGGAACGACTACCTGGGGCTCGCCACGCTCATCACCAGGGCTGGAGACCGGGGCTCCCCGCCCTCCTCGTCCCACTGCTCCTCCCACGAAGGGTCCGGGCCCTTGGCAGCAGGACCCACGCTGGGGCCGCCCGACGACGAGGAGGACGACGATGGCGATGAGCAGGGGACCCGGGACGGCTACTTGGGGGGCGCGCTGGAACTGCGCGCGCTAGAGCTGTGCGCCGGCACCGCCGAGGCCGGGCTGCTGGAGGAGCGCTTCGCTGAGCTGAACCCATTCACAGGGCGCGCCGCCGCGGTACTGCTGAGCTGCGCgcccgccgcctccgccgccccCACGGCCGAGGTGACGCCGCGCGAGGAGCCAGGCCCTGCGTGGGCGGCAGAACATCGTCTGCACGCGGCCTCCGGAGCGGCTGCCGCGCGTCTGCTGAAACCGgagctgcaggtgtgtgtgttctGCCGGAACAACAAGGAGGCGGTGGCGCTGTACACTACACACATCCTCAAGGGTCCCGACGGCCGAGTGCTGTGCCCGGTCCTGCGCCGCTACACGTGCCCCCTTTGCGGTGCCAGCGGCGACAACGCACACACCATCAAGTATTGCCCGCTCTCCAAAGTGCCACCGCCCGCTGCTCGCCCGCCGCCGCGCAACACAAGGGACAGCCTGCCCAGCAAGAAGCTACGCTAG